A section of the Thermoplasmata archaeon genome encodes:
- a CDS encoding SCP2 sterol-binding domain-containing protein has product MENKMLFPSEEWVNEYCKRLKESPDYNKAGKGWKDPILFKMIELDSLKEKPQFDTFILYLKDGICENCEVVKDPEKTAPFKLTATYSNWKKIIDGKINPTQAMLTGQMKVVGNIAVLLRYASAAIAMVKVAQSIPTMYLE; this is encoded by the coding sequence ATGGAAAATAAAATGTTGTTTCCCTCAGAGGAATGGGTCAATGAATATTGTAAAAGGCTTAAAGAATCTCCAGATTATAATAAAGCTGGAAAAGGCTGGAAAGATCCAATACTGTTTAAAATGATAGAATTGGACAGTCTTAAAGAAAAACCTCAGTTTGACACTTTTATTCTCTATCTCAAGGACGGGATCTGCGAAAACTGTGAAGTTGTAAAAGATCCAGAAAAAACTGCACCGTTTAAACTTACAGCTACATATAGCAACTGGAAAAAGATAATAGATGGCAAGATCAATCCTACGCAGGCAATGTTAACAGGGCAGATGAAAGTGGTCGGGAACATTGCTGTGCTTTTAAGATATGCGTCAGCGGCAATAGCGATGGTCAAGGTTGCGCAGAGCATACCTACAATGTATCTGGAGTAA